The following proteins come from a genomic window of Geomonas sp. RF6:
- the ku gene encoding non-homologous end joining protein Ku, producing the protein MRAIWTGAISFGLVNIPVKLFSGAESTSLDLDMLRKNDLCPIKYLRVCKRDNQEVPFEEIVKGYEYTDGEYIVLTDEDFQNANVKKTKLIDILDFVQESEIDTRYFEKPYYLEPDKTGAKPYALLLEALKRSGKVGIATYVLRNKGNLGVLKPYDDVLVLNQMRYASEVRNYKELKLPENQSLRDQEIELALTLIGQLTVPFDPAKYHDTYVEDLKRIIEEKSKGLQPTPAEEAPQPTKVVDLMALLKESLEKKKREAA; encoded by the coding sequence CCTCTCTCGACCTGGACATGCTGCGAAAGAATGACTTGTGCCCCATCAAGTACCTCAGGGTGTGCAAGAGGGACAATCAGGAAGTCCCCTTCGAGGAGATCGTAAAGGGGTACGAGTACACCGACGGCGAATACATCGTCCTCACCGACGAGGACTTCCAGAACGCCAACGTGAAAAAGACGAAACTCATCGACATCCTCGACTTCGTCCAGGAGAGCGAGATCGACACCAGGTACTTCGAGAAGCCGTACTACCTGGAGCCTGACAAGACGGGGGCGAAGCCGTACGCCCTGCTTCTGGAGGCACTGAAGAGATCCGGGAAGGTGGGGATCGCCACCTATGTGCTGCGCAACAAGGGAAACCTGGGGGTGTTGAAGCCGTACGATGACGTACTGGTGCTGAATCAGATGAGGTACGCCTCGGAGGTGAGGAACTACAAGGAGCTGAAGCTCCCGGAGAACCAGAGCCTGCGCGACCAGGAGATCGAGCTCGCCCTGACCCTCATCGGGCAGCTCACGGTCCCCTTCGACCCGGCGAAGTACCACGATACCTATGTGGAGGACCTGAAGAGGATCATCGAGGAGAAATCGAAGGGACTCCAGCCGACACCGGCGGAAGAAGCGCCCCAGCCCACGAAGGTCGTCGACCTCATGGCCCTTCTCAAGGAAAGCCTGGAAAAGAAAAAGAGAGAGGCTGCCTGA